From the uncultured Methanomethylovorans sp. genome, the window GAAAATGATATGATTAAAGAAGATACAACTGACAAACAATATGCTTTACCTGAACAAACATCATTAGCACCTACTCAAAACGGTAACCTGACGGTTCACTTCATAGAAGTTGGCCAGGGAGATTCCATTTTCATCGAATATGCAGGAAAAAACATGCTTATTGATGCCGGTGAAAATAACATGGGTTCTACAGTATCAGCACTTCTTAAGGAACATGGGGCATCTTCTCTTAATTATGTGGTTGCAACTCATCCACACGCAGACCATATAGGAGGACTACTCACTATACTAAATGAATACCCCGTAGGTCAGTTCATCGACTCCGGATATCCACACACGTCGCAAACATACGAGGACATGCTGACAACAATTGACACGAAGAACATTCCTTTCCATATAGCAGAAAGAGGAGAAAACATTGATCTTGACCCAGGAATAGAGATCCAGGTCCTTAACTCAGGAAAAGAACAATATGAAGATCTCAACGAAAACTCTGTGGTTCTCAAGATCATAGATAAAGACGTGTCATTCCTACTCATGGGAGATGCTGGACTAGAAACAGAAGCAAGTATCATGGCTGCAGGCTACGAAGTAGATGCAGATATACTCAAAGTAGGCCACCATGCGAGCACTTCCGGTTCAGGGCAGAGCTTCATCTCAGCCGTTAGTCCAGAAATAAGTATTATCGAAGTAGGTGCGGATAATGAATATGGACACCCACATGCTGAAACGCTACAAAGGCTGCTAAGTGTATCCACAGTTTACAGAACAGATGACCACGGTACAATAACCGTTACAACAGATGGTTCTACCTACACAGTGACCACTAAAAAGACAGCTCCAAGCAAAACCAGCAACACAAGTACAGTAACCACTAAGGATACAATAACTACATCCACTCCAGACGATGCAGTGGATACATCGGTTGAAACATACACTTCAGATGACGGGATAGGGATCAGTAGTTTGAGCCTTAAGGAAGAGTATGTAAAAATCAAGAATTCGGGTTCTTCTTCTGTGGATCTCACTGGTTGGGAGATTAAAGACGAGGATAATAAAAACACATATACTTTCCCTTCATTCCAACTGGAAGCAGGTACAACAGTCATTCTCTACACTACCGAAGGATCGGATACTGAAACTGAGCTGTATTGGGGAAGTGGAAATCCTTTATGGAACAATGATGGTGATACTGCCTTCCTATATGACAGTGAAGGAAACCTTGTGGACTCATTGAGGGGATGAACTTGACCCTCAAAACCACACTTGATAGAATCGAAAACAAGATAGCTGTACTATTAGTTAGGCCAGAAGAAACCACTAAGATCAGCATTCCTCTCTCTTTATTGCCTGAAGGCAGTAAAGAAGGAGACATCCTTAACATCGACATTACAAAAGACATGCAAGAAACAGAGCAG encodes:
- a CDS encoding lamin tail domain-containing protein gives rise to the protein MNKILKWTLIIFAVLVVIGMAGEPSDQSTKPTDQQESVNTTVQQTSEPVKETSENDMIKEDTTDKQYALPEQTSLAPTQNGNLTVHFIEVGQGDSIFIEYAGKNMLIDAGENNMGSTVSALLKEHGASSLNYVVATHPHADHIGGLLTILNEYPVGQFIDSGYPHTSQTYEDMLTTIDTKNIPFHIAERGENIDLDPGIEIQVLNSGKEQYEDLNENSVVLKIIDKDVSFLLMGDAGLETEASIMAAGYEVDADILKVGHHASTSGSGQSFISAVSPEISIIEVGADNEYGHPHAETLQRLLSVSTVYRTDDHGTITVTTDGSTYTVTTKKTAPSKTSNTSTVTTKDTITTSTPDDAVDTSVETYTSDDGIGISSLSLKEEYVKIKNSGSSSVDLTGWEIKDEDNKNTYTFPSFQLEAGTTVILYTTEGSDTETELYWGSGNPLWNNDGDTAFLYDSEGNLVDSLRG
- a CDS encoding DUF3006 domain-containing protein: MTLKTTLDRIENKIAVLLVRPEETTKISIPLSLLPEGSKEGDILNIDITKDMQETEQAKEKVSSLLDKLKNKK